A section of the Malania oleifera isolate guangnan ecotype guangnan chromosome 2, ASM2987363v1, whole genome shotgun sequence genome encodes:
- the LOC131148180 gene encoding secreted RxLR effector protein 161-like: MAEFEMSDLGMMHYFLGIKVLQSYTGILISQNNYVGEILDRFQLKDCNPVNKPSKFGLKLNKDDEGKKVNSILYKQIVGRLMYLTATRPDIMLFVSFIGKYMECPIEIHLLAAKRILRYLQVSKEFRLFFKKGEKSDLFGFTNSDYVGDSYDRKSTSGYVFMLGTRVVSWSSKKQSIVTLSTTKDEFVATTACACQAI, translated from the coding sequence ATGGCTGAATTTGAAATGTCTGATCTTGGCATGATGCATTACTTTCTTGGCATAAAAGTGTTGCAGTCTTATACCGGAATTcttatttctcaaaataattatGTGGGAGAAATCTTGGATAGGTTTCAACTGAAGGATTGTAATCCTGTGAATAAACCATCAAAGTTTGGTTTGAAGCTAAACAAAGATGATGAAGGAAAGAAGGTTAACAGTATTCTTTACAAGCAGATTGTGGGGCGCTTAATGTATTTGACTGCAACAAGGCCTGATATAATGCTTTTTGTAAGTTTCATTGGTAAATACATGGAGTGTCCAATAGAGATTCATCTTTTGGCTgcaaaaagaattcttaggtacttgcaAGTTTCTAAGGAGTTTCGGTTGTTCTTCAAAAAGGGAGAAAAGTCAGATTTGTTTGGCTTTACAAACAGTGATTATGTGGGAGATTCTTATGATCGTAAAAGCACATCTGGGTATGTTTTCATGTTGGGAACAAGAGTTGtttcatggtcatcaaagaagcagtCAATCGTCACATTGTCAACCACTAAAGATGAATTTGTTGCAACAACAGCTTGTGCTTGTCAAGCTATATAG